The following DNA comes from Micromonospora chokoriensis.
AGGCCATCGCGGACTACGATGCGGCGTTGACCCTGTGGCGGGGTGCGCCGCTGGCCGGACTGCGAGGGCCGCACGTCGAGGCCGAAGCGGTACGGCTCACGGAACACCGGACGGCGGCCCTGGAGGGACGCGCCGAGGCCATGCTGGCACTGGGTCGGCTGCACGAGGCGGTGGCCGAGCTGACCCGGCTAGTCGCGGAGGACCCGCTCCGGGAGAGATCCCAACGGCTGCTGATGCTCGCGTTGCATTCGGGAGGCCGGGCGGCCGAGGCGTTGAAGGTGTACCGCGACTTCCGTACCCGCCTGATCGCGGAGCTCGGGTTGGAGCCCACCGAGGAGCTGCGGAGTCTGCACCAACGCGTGCTGGCGGGCACGCTGGAACCGGCCGGTCCGCTCCCGCCGGAATCGGCGAGGATTCCTCGGCAGTTGCCCGCCGACATCGGACGGTTCGTCGGCCGGGAGGCGGAGCTGAAGCAGCTCGACTGGTTGGCCGCGGGGGCGGAGCGGATCGTGCTGGTGGTCGGTCCCGCCGGCGTAGGGAAGACCGCCCTGGCGGTGCGCTGGGCTCACCGGGCCGCCGACGACTTCCCCGACGGCCAACTGTTCCTCGGCATGCGCGGCTTCGACCCGGGGCAACGGATGTCCCCCAACGAGGCACTGCCACTGCTGCTCCAGGCCCTCGGGCAGGCCCCCCGGGACATCCCGGCGGACCTTCAGGCCCAGGTGGCGCTCTACCGGTCACTGCTCGCGGACCGACGCGTCCTGTTGGTGCTCGACAACGTCGCGACCGCGGAGCAGATCCGGCCGATCCTGCCCGGTGGTGCCGGCTGCCTGGTCGTGGTGACCAGCCGGGACCGCCTCGGCGGCCTGGTGGCGCGAGAGGGAGCGAGCCGGCTCGGCGTGGCGGCGCTCGAGCCGCAGGAGGCGCAGGCACTGCTCGCACACGGGGCCGGCACCGACCGACTGCGGGCGGAGCCGGAGGCCGCGGCGCGGCTGGCAGCACAGTGCGGTCACATGCCGTTGGCCCTATCGATCGCCGGGGCGCGGCTGGCCGAGCAGCGTCACCACACGGTCGGCGACTACGTCGCGGAGCTGGCCGACCGGGGCAGGCTGGCCCGGCTCCGGGTCGACGGCGACGAACACACAGCGGTCCGGTCCACACTGGATCTGTCCTACCGGGCCCTGCCCGCGCCGGCCCGCCGGATGTTCCGGCTGATGTCGCTGGCTCCGAGCGGCGGCCTGTCCAGCGCCTCGGCGGCGGCGCTGGCCGGGGTGGACCGAGGCGAGGCGGAGGAGTTGTTGGACAGCGTCGCCCGGGTGCACCTGGTGACCGAGGTCGGCGTCAACCGGTTCGCCGCCCACGACCTGCTGCTCGAGTACGCCGCGGAGCGGGTCGCCGAGGAGGACTCCCCGACCGAGCGGCGACACGCCGTACGGCGACTGATGGCGTACTACCTCTACTCGGCTGTGGAAACGGCACGAGCGGGCGGCTTCTATCTGATCTCGTCCCCGCCGGACACGATCCCGCCCCACGTCACGCCGGAGTCCTTTCGGGACAGGTCCCATGCGCTGGCCTGGCTCGACGAGACGTGGGAGGAGATCACTGCCGCGGTACACCTCTCGGCCGACCTCGACTCCAGGCCGGTGGCCTGCCTGCTGGTGATCGCGCTTCAGGACTACCTCCACCACTTCCGGCCCCTGGCCGAGTCGGTGCGGATGGCGACCATCGGGTTGGCGGCGGCCCGACGCGCCGGCGACCTGGGCGGCCAGGCCGCGATGAGACTGTCGCTCGGCCACGCCAACTGGCGGATGACCAGGCTGGTCGCGGGCCGGGCGGAGTACGAACGGGCCCTGGCGCTCGCCCGCCGGGCCAACTGGCGGCGAGGCGAGGCCGACGCGCTGCGCGGCATCGGCGTCACCCTGAAGCAGCTGGGCAGGCCACGGCAGGCTCTGGCCCGGTACCGCAGGTCGATCCGGATCGACAATGCGTTGGACAACGCACGAGGTGAGTCGTCGGGGCTGAACAACCTCGCCTCGGCCTATCTCGCCCTCGGCCGACTCGGCCCGGCCCAGCGATGCCTCACCGCCTCCCTTCCGTTGGCCGAACGGATCGGAGACCTGAACATGCAGTCGATCGTCCTGGTGAACCTCGGGCTGGTCCGGCAGGAACGGGGACACCTCGCGGCGGCGTTGCACTGGCTGGAGCGCTCCCTGGCTGTCGCCCGGGGCGCCGGTCTGCCCTACGGCGAGGCGATCAGCTTCGAGGCTGTCGGTCGGGTGCACAACGACGCGGGCCGCTGGTCGCTGGCGGCCGACGCACACGGCGCGGCGCTACGCGGCGCCTGCCAGGCGGAGAACCTCAACTGCCAGGTCGATGCGCTGATCGGACTCGCAGAGTCGGCGACGGGAGAGGGTCGGATCGAGGCCGCGCTGGGGCGGCTGGCGGCCGCCGTCACCATCACCGACCGCACCGGCCACCACGCCGGTCGGGTCGAGTCGCTGCTCGGGCTGGCCCGGGTGACTCTGGCCGGCGGTCAGCCGGGCCAGGCGCGCGAACACGCGACCGAGGCGCTCGGCCTCGCCGCTCAGGGCAGCCCGCTGGTGTTGGGCAAGGCGTACGCGACCCTGGGTGCTGCTCTCGTGGCACTGGGCGAGGGGCCCGCGGCCGTCGCCGCGTGCCGACACGCCCTGCGGGTCTTCCGACGGACCGGGCAGTCGCTCGGGTACGCCAACGCGCTGGTCCCGCTCGGGCGGGCGTACCACCTCACCGGTGCCGAGCGGGCCGCCCGCTCGGCGTGGGGCCGGGCGCACCGACACTTCGTCGAACTCGACATTCCACGTCAGGCGGAGACCGCCGCGCTGCTCGGCTGACACGAGAATCGGGCGTCCTGTCGAGGACTGCTGACAGCGCCATGCGCGATCGGAGCGGAGATCATGCGGCCGGGTGCGACGTTGTGCCCTGGCACGTTCGCATCTCGTCGCGAGGAGCAGAGGTGGATTTCCAGCTGTTGGGCGCGGTCTCAGTTGTCAGCGGGGGCAGGCAGGTCCGTCCGTCCTCCGGTCGGGTCCGGAGCCTGCTCGCCTCCGTGGCCTGGCAGCCGCGCGAGTTCGTGCCCGACGAGCGGCTGATCTCGCGGATCTGGGGCGAGGACATGCCCGTCGACCCGAGAGACGCGCTCTACACCTGCGCCAAGCGGTTGCGGCGTACCCTCGCGGAGGCCGGTGGGGCCGGGCGCGAAGTGGTGCGGTTGCGGGGCGGCTATCTGCTGGACGTGGATCCCGAGCGGATCGACCTGCACCGGTTCCGACAACTGGTCCGGCAGGCGCGGCTGGCCGTCGACGACAACGCCGCCGCCTGCCTCTACGACCGCGCCCTGCGGTTGCCCGCCGGGGCTCCCCTGGCCGACGTGGACTCCCCGTGGGCGGACGGGGCCCGCGCGGCACTGTGTCGGGAGCAGTTGTCGGCCCGGACGGCCGCAGCTGCCGCCTGGCTGGCGGCGGGGCGGCACGCGGAGCTGGTGCCGGACCTGGTACATCTGGCCGAGGAGCATCCGCTGGACGAGGCGATCACGGGATTGCTGATGGAGGCGCTGCACCGGTGCGGTCACCA
Coding sequences within:
- a CDS encoding AfsR/SARP family transcriptional regulator translates to MDFQLLGAVSVVSGGRQVRPSSGRVRSLLASVAWQPREFVPDERLISRIWGEDMPVDPRDALYTCAKRLRRTLAEAGGAGREVVRLRGGYLLDVDPERIDLHRFRQLVRQARLAVDDNAAACLYDRALRLPAGAPLADVDSPWADGARAALCREQLSARTAAAAAWLAAGRHAELVPDLVHLAEEHPLDEAITGLLMEALHRCGHQAEALERYAGIRARLVEQLGDEPGPALRQTHQRLLRRNPGLSRAVP
- a CDS encoding AfsR/SARP family transcriptional regulator, translating into MVVSGTQVSLLGPVGLTVAGRRVELTGRQQALLGALVLEANHVVSAQRITDRIWGDDPPISAAARVRALVAELRRACGPQGATLIETRSPGYLLRVGDGQVDAALFVERVESARRAAFEGRPVEAIADYDAALTLWRGAPLAGLRGPHVEAEAVRLTEHRTAALEGRAEAMLALGRLHEAVAELTRLVAEDPLRERSQRLLMLALHSGGRAAEALKVYRDFRTRLIAELGLEPTEELRSLHQRVLAGTLEPAGPLPPESARIPRQLPADIGRFVGREAELKQLDWLAAGAERIVLVVGPAGVGKTALAVRWAHRAADDFPDGQLFLGMRGFDPGQRMSPNEALPLLLQALGQAPRDIPADLQAQVALYRSLLADRRVLLVLDNVATAEQIRPILPGGAGCLVVVTSRDRLGGLVAREGASRLGVAALEPQEAQALLAHGAGTDRLRAEPEAAARLAAQCGHMPLALSIAGARLAEQRHHTVGDYVAELADRGRLARLRVDGDEHTAVRSTLDLSYRALPAPARRMFRLMSLAPSGGLSSASAAALAGVDRGEAEELLDSVARVHLVTEVGVNRFAAHDLLLEYAAERVAEEDSPTERRHAVRRLMAYYLYSAVETARAGGFYLISSPPDTIPPHVTPESFRDRSHALAWLDETWEEITAAVHLSADLDSRPVACLLVIALQDYLHHFRPLAESVRMATIGLAAARRAGDLGGQAAMRLSLGHANWRMTRLVAGRAEYERALALARRANWRRGEADALRGIGVTLKQLGRPRQALARYRRSIRIDNALDNARGESSGLNNLASAYLALGRLGPAQRCLTASLPLAERIGDLNMQSIVLVNLGLVRQERGHLAAALHWLERSLAVARGAGLPYGEAISFEAVGRVHNDAGRWSLAADAHGAALRGACQAENLNCQVDALIGLAESATGEGRIEAALGRLAAAVTITDRTGHHAGRVESLLGLARVTLAGGQPGQAREHATEALGLAAQGSPLVLGKAYATLGAALVALGEGPAAVAACRHALRVFRRTGQSLGYANALVPLGRAYHLTGAERAARSAWGRAHRHFVELDIPRQAETAALLG